The following proteins come from a genomic window of Daphnia carinata strain CSIRO-1 chromosome 8, CSIRO_AGI_Dcar_HiC_V3, whole genome shotgun sequence:
- the LOC130704038 gene encoding phosphate carrier protein, mitochondrial-like has product MHRKPPFHQLGNIGLRSFLSHPLHLTIAITGAMNSLWEAAKRSPFLTSAHCEPKMTTDNQLVANRNIAAAAAETYSCEYGSSKYYALCGVGGLLSCGITHTLVTPLDMVKCRIQTNPAKYKSIVTGFKVSVAEEGMRGLVRGWAPTAIGYSAQGVCKFGFYEAFKIVYANALGEENAYVYRTGLYLAASASAEFFADIALSPMEAVKVRIQTMPGFPATLRAGAPLIYQQEGLNGFYKSLVPLWMRQIPYTMMKFACFEKTVELLYKHVVPKPREQCTKGEQLVVTFAAGYIAGVFCAIVSHPADTVVSKMNASKGSTAGETLKKLGLMGVWQGLTPRIIMIGTLTAAQWFIYDAVKVWLGLPRPPPPEMPESLKKKLAAAQQ; this is encoded by the exons ATGCACCGAAAACCGCCTTTTCATCAGCTCGGCAACATCGGGCTTCGTTCGTTCCTTTCTCATCCTCTTCATCTGACGATCGCCATTACCGGAG CAATGAATTCTCTGTGGGAAGCTGCCAAGAGGAGCCCTTTCCTTACCAGTGCTCACTGCGAACCCAAAATGACTACCGATAACCAGTTGGTAGCCAACAGGAATATtgctgccgctgctgctg AGACCTACAGCTGTGAATATGGTAGCTCGAAATACTACGCATTGTGTGGTGTTGGAGGACTTTTGTCCTGTGGTATCACCCACACTTTGGTCACCCCTTTGGACATGGTGAAATGCCGTATCCAGACCAATCCAGCCAAGTACAAGTCTATTGTTACGGGTTTCAAg GTATCTGTTGCTGAAGAAGGCATGAGAGGGCTTGTCCGAGGCTGGGCACCTACAGCAATTGGGTATTCTGCCCAG GGTGTCTGCAAATTTGGATTCTATGAAGCTTTCAAAATTGTATATGCCAATGCTTTGGGAGAGGAGAATGCTTACGTTTACCGAACTGGTTTGTACCTTGCTGCATCTGCCTCAGCCGAATTTTTCGCTGATATTGCTCTCAGCCCGATGGAAGCCGTTAAAGTGCGTATCCAAACCATGCCCGGTTTCCCTGCAACCTTGAGAGCTGGAGCACCTCTTATTTATCA GCAGGAGGGCTTGAATGGATTCTATAAGAGCCTTGTGCCACTATGGATGAGGCAGATCCCCTACACCATGATGAAATTTGCTTGCTTTGAAAAAACAGTCGAGCTGCTATACAA GCACGTTGTACCTAAGCCCCGCGAACAGTGCACTAAGGGCGAACAGCTTGTTGTGACGTTCGCTGCAGGTTACATTGCCGGTGTTTTCTGCGCTATCGTGTCTCACCCAGCCGACACTGTAGTGTCGAAGATGAACGCCTCAAAGGGATCCACTGCTGGCGAGACTTTGAAGAAACTCGGTTTGATGGGAGTCTGGCAAGGATTGACGCCCAGGATTATCATGATTGGTACACTTACCGCTGCCCAGTGGTTCATCTATGATGCCGTCAAGGTCTGGCTCGGTCTCCCCCGCCCACCTCCACCAGAGATGCCCGAGTCCTTAAAGAAGAAGTTGGCTGCAGCCCAACAATAG